TTCCCCAAAAGTTTTAATCCTTTATACGCAAAATCCGATTCTGAAAAAATGATTTCCAGTTTGGTTTTTAGAGGTCTTTTTAAATATAACGACAACCAAGAACTTGTTCCCGATTTGGCTGAAAGTTACAAAATAGCGGAGGACGGGCTTTCTTATGAGGTTAAATTAAAGGATACTGTAAAGTGGCACAATGGGGAGCCTATCACCGCAAACGATGTTTTATACACCGCTTCCAAATCTTCTGTATTAAGAGAGATTTCAACAGACAAAATTGACGATAAAACAGTGCGGTTTAATCTTCCCAATAAATTTTCTCCGTTTTTAGACCTTTTAACTTTGGGGATAGTCCCAACAAATTCCGAAGATTCCAGTTCTCTTTTGATGTTTGGGTCGGGAGATTTTATAGTTAGCCGGGTTAAAATGGATAAATCCAATATTAAAGAGGTTTTTTTGATTACAAAGAATTCGTCGTTTCAGTTTAGAAAGATTGTTTTTAAATTTTATGAGAACGAAGGGTCGCTTATGAGCGCGTATAAATTGGGGGAGATAAATGGGTTTTTGTCTAAAGACCGGTTTGTTTGGGATAACATAAGTGATTTTAGGGTTAATTTTTTAGGAAGACATTTTGTTTTGTCTTTTAACACCAAATCAAAACTTTTGGAGTTGGCGGAAGACCGAAAAAGTCTTATGGAGGCTATAGATTACGAAAAGTTTTTCAGTACGGTAATAAACGAAAAAGGAATTCCCGCCAATGGGCCTTTAAGCAAAACATGGGCGGAAGATGCGGATTTGGAGTTTACAAAGTATGAGAAGGCGGAAGAAAAAGACCCCGACCCGGAAAAGGTTATAAATTTCTTTTATATTGCGGGAGCGGAGTCGGCAAGAATTTCTCAATTTATTAAAAACTCTTGGGAAAAAATAGGTTACACGGTTAATTTGCAGGAGATTCCGGCGGAGAATTTACTGGCGAATGTTAGAAAACACGAGGATTTTGATGTACTTTTATTAGGAGAGGAGGTATCAAGGGACCCCGACCGATATGTTTTTTGGCATTCTACGCAAGGGGATACCGGTCTAAATTTTGGCGACTATAAGGCAGTTCGTGTTGATAGAGCTTTGGAGGAGGGGAGAAGCGCTTTGGATAGGCAAGAGCGAATAAAGCATTATGGAATTATGCAAAAGGTTTTTGTGGAGGATGTTCCCGCGATATTTCTGTATCATCCAACATTTCATTTTTATCTTTCAAAACAGATAACGGGGGTTAATTTAACGAACATTTACTATCCTTGGGAAATTTTTAAAAGTTTTAAAGACTGGACCCTGAAATCGGAATAGGGTTTTTAGGTTTTAAAGGAGTTTCCTTTGAAAAAGGAGACTCCTTCGTTAATATGGAAAATACCTAGCGTACATTACAAATATACCCATAAAAACCACTCCAAAGAAAAACATTAAACCCCCTAAAATTTTAAGTATTTTAAGCTCTTCTTTAACTTTAATTTTCTGCAAATGAGGAAGTTTAATTTTTTTATTAAGGACTTTCCCGGCTCTTTTTTCTACAAACTCATTAAATTTTTTGGTAAAGAAAGCGCTAAGGAAGCCAAAGGTTAGTAATAAAAGGGAGGACAGTAGTAAACAAATAATTGTGCCTATATCATTCATATTCTAATATTACCACAACCCCACTAAAATTTGACTGAATAATAATCCAACGAGAGCGCATACAATACCCACAAGCCAAAATCTTATGACTACTTTGTCCTCGTCCCAACCCAAAGCTTGAAAATGATGATGCAATGGGGCTATCTTAAACAACCTTTTTCCGTTTCTAAAAACAAAAGAACCCCATTGCAAAAGCGAGGACAATCCTTCCGCAACGAATACCGCTCCGATAATAAAAAAAGGCAGAGAAATATTGAGGATAAGGGCTATTACTGCAAGAATTGCGCCAAAAGCCAGCGCTCCTGTATCTCCCATAAAAAGTCTTGCGGGAGAAACATTAAAATACAAAAACGCAAGAATTGCGCCAAACAAGATAGAAATTAGTACTAAAACATCCCCATTCCCAAAAGCGCAGAGTCCGAGAGCAGATAAAGCCACAAGCAAAAGACCTCCGGATAAACCGTCCATTCCGTCGGTAATGTTAAAGGCATTGGTAAAAAAAACTATTACTAGCGTAGCATAAGGAATATACCATAACCCCCAAACCGCTTTTCCAAGAAAATTGTATAGCAGGATGGAAATTATCAAAGAAAGTCCAAGTTGGATTGCAAGTTTATATCTTACTCTAAGAAAAGATCCGTTTTTATTCCGTATTCTAATAAACTTTTGAATATCGTCTATAAAACCAAGAACGGCAAAGGAAAATAGTGTAGTAAGAAGTATAATAATTGTCCAACTTATATGCGAAGATAGTAGAAAAGAGTGGATAAAAACTAAAAATAAAGTTACTGCAATAATTAAAATACCGCCTCCCACGGGAGTTCCTACTTTATGTCCGCGCAACTTATTGAACAAAGTTTTTCGGCCAAGAATGTCTTTGCTTAAATTCTCGGGGTTTTGGAATTTGAGTTTATACAAAAGATTTATGAAAGGTATAAAAAGGATGCCCGAAAGAACAAAAGAGACTATTGTTAATATTAGATAGTTTATTACCTGTTCCACACTATTTATTATAACGGATTTGAAACTATTTTCATTACACCAAAAAGAGTATGTTTATGTTCCAGATTTAAGGTCTTTTACTTAACTTACCCCACCCCGCCACTCACTATATAATTATCACACCTTGGATGCGAGAACATACACTGATATAATATTAAATATGATAATAAAATATCCTGTAATAGATCATACTATATCCCAACCGTTTGGCAGAGATGCAACTAACGATCCTATTTACCGCGAGTTCTACGATCTATTTGATTATAAACACTGTGGAGTAGATTTTCCTGTATCTGTGGGAACCGAAGTATTTGCCGCTTTTCCTGGTATTGTCGTGAGAAAAGAGTGTCATGTCTGGATGGGAAATGTAATAGGGATAAGAAACGGGAATATTGTTGCTCTATATGTTCATTTAAACAGTAGTGTATTAAATCCTGGTGATAAGGTAAAAGAAGGCGATATTATAGGAATCTCTGGTTGTACAGGAAAAGCGTGCCCAACACCGCATCTCCATTTTGAAACTCGGGATATAACAAAAACCCCTTTAAAAAACATGGTGTTTGACCCCCCGTTTAATCAAAAACTATCCTGTTTTATAGATATATTTGAATACATAGTAAACAATAAAAACACCAAAAAAACTCTAAAAAGCTTATCCAAACTCTATTTTGGTACGGAGAAACATTGGAAACTTATAAGAAACAGTAATAACTTAGATTTTGATGGCGATCGCTTGTTAGAGGATGGGTTGAAGCTAACAATCCCGAACTATTCCGTCAAGGATAAATTGAGATAACCAGGTTGCCTATCTTTCGACAAACAACCTGGTTAAGTGTTAAAACAATAAAATCAACTACCTCGGGAGTGGCAGAGGTTTTAGGTAAAGGAAATATTCTGGGGTGGCATAGTAGAGGATGTTAGAACTATCCTTCAAGAACAACAGGATTACATTTATATTCCTGATTTGGTATCTAGCAATCTATAAGGTCTTTACCCAATATTCCAACCACCAATCTTTATCCCCTTTTCTAGTTGCTTCTTCGATTACTTCAAAACCATTTCTTTCCAATACAGCGTGAAATTCTTCTAGAGAATAATAAGCAAACCAGCGACCTGTATCAGGATCCGTTCTTTCACCCGCACCAGCTTTAAGGGAAATAAAACCAATACCACCAGATCTAACTACCTTTTTTATTTGCTTTAATGCGCCATCGATTTTATCTTTAGGGATATGTAGGAGGGTAGCGACCGACCAAAAACCATCAAACTCACTGTTTTTAAAATCTAGATCGTGGACAGCAATAGGAATAAATTTTGCAGTAGGGTTGGCTTTTTTCGCAACTTTTAATAGTCCTTCGGAAGCATCCGTTCCAATATAATCGTAGCCTAGCGATATTAAAGCAGTAGCGTCCTTACCTGAACCAGAACCAATTTCCAAAATTTTCCCGTGTGGTAAAAGTTTGTGTAACTTTTCCATTTCGCCTCTCCAGAAAGTATCTGATTGTTTATGGCAATGGGCTAAAGACCAATTTTTTGCCTCTCGATCATAATAATCAATTGTATGTTTTATTTTATCTACTTTATCGCGCATAGAAAAATTATAACATTTTACCCCACCTCGCTACTCCCTATTGTTTTTGACTATCGTCTAAACCATCTAGCTTTACAAAAAAGGAACGGCGGGCTCGTCGTTTAATATCACACTTGCCATCTATAGCCATAGACAAACTTCCTTTAAAGAATAGATTTTCTATCTTTTTATTGAAAAGTTTAGTATTTTCAATAGCGCTTTTATAATCCCCGTCATTTGACACGAGAATAGCCACATCGTATTTATCAAGAGCGGCCATAGCAACCATATCTGTTGCCAATTGAGTATCTAAATTCTTTTCTTGGAGCTGTCCTTTAGTACCTCTTAAATCTCCAAATTTAATTGAAACATCGGACAACTTTTCAATTTCCCCGTAATATTTTTGAGTTAGATTATATCTTCTTTGTTCTTTAGGAGTTCCGTCCAATAAATAGGAAGGAGGACGGACGCAGTAAAACCCAACATACACAAGGATTCTGTTTCCAGCCAGCCTTTTGGCAAGTGTTAACGGATTATATAAACCAACCCAGCTTTTATCTATTTTTCTTATATCGTAAATATGATGGAAAACATTGCTGTTATCTATAAAAACAGCAACCCGTTTTGGATTATTCATATAATTGGATAATATAATTTCAGCGCATAAAAAACAAGAACCCCGAAAGGTTCTTGTTGCTTACCGTAGCCGA
This Patescibacteria group bacterium DNA region includes the following protein-coding sequences:
- a CDS encoding ABC transporter substrate-binding protein — protein: MIQILALILLFFESVLLGPTYKHGSVGFPKSFNPLYAKSDSEKMISSLVFRGLFKYNDNQELVPDLAESYKIAEDGLSYEVKLKDTVKWHNGEPITANDVLYTASKSSVLREISTDKIDDKTVRFNLPNKFSPFLDLLTLGIVPTNSEDSSSLLMFGSGDFIVSRVKMDKSNIKEVFLITKNSSFQFRKIVFKFYENEGSLMSAYKLGEINGFLSKDRFVWDNISDFRVNFLGRHFVLSFNTKSKLLELAEDRKSLMEAIDYEKFFSTVINEKGIPANGPLSKTWAEDADLEFTKYEKAEEKDPDPEKVINFFYIAGAESARISQFIKNSWEKIGYTVNLQEIPAENLLANVRKHEDFDVLLLGEEVSRDPDRYVFWHSTQGDTGLNFGDYKAVRVDRALEEGRSALDRQERIKHYGIMQKVFVEDVPAIFLYHPTFHFYLSKQITGVNLTNIYYPWEIFKSFKDWTLKSE
- a CDS encoding phospho-N-acetylmuramoyl-pentapeptide-transferase: MEQVINYLILTIVSFVLSGILFIPFINLLYKLKFQNPENLSKDILGRKTLFNKLRGHKVGTPVGGGILIIAVTLFLVFIHSFLLSSHISWTIIILLTTLFSFAVLGFIDDIQKFIRIRNKNGSFLRVRYKLAIQLGLSLIISILLYNFLGKAVWGLWYIPYATLVIVFFTNAFNITDGMDGLSGGLLLVALSALGLCAFGNGDVLVLISILFGAILAFLYFNVSPARLFMGDTGALAFGAILAVIALILNISLPFFIIGAVFVAEGLSSLLQWGSFVFRNGKRLFKIAPLHHHFQALGWDEDKVVIRFWLVGIVCALVGLLFSQILVGLW
- a CDS encoding M23 family metallopeptidase encodes the protein MIIKYPVIDHTISQPFGRDATNDPIYREFYDLFDYKHCGVDFPVSVGTEVFAAFPGIVVRKECHVWMGNVIGIRNGNIVALYVHLNSSVLNPGDKVKEGDIIGISGCTGKACPTPHLHFETRDITKTPLKNMVFDPPFNQKLSCFIDIFEYIVNNKNTKKTLKSLSKLYFGTEKHWKLIRNSNNLDFDGDRLLEDGLKLTIPNYSVKDKLR
- a CDS encoding class I SAM-dependent methyltransferase yields the protein MRDKVDKIKHTIDYYDREAKNWSLAHCHKQSDTFWRGEMEKLHKLLPHGKILEIGSGSGKDATALISLGYDYIGTDASEGLLKVAKKANPTAKFIPIAVHDLDFKNSEFDGFWSVATLLHIPKDKIDGALKQIKKVVRSGGIGFISLKAGAGERTDPDTGRWFAYYSLEEFHAVLERNGFEVIEEATRKGDKDWWLEYWVKTL
- a CDS encoding NYN domain-containing protein, which codes for MNNPKRVAVFIDNSNVFHHIYDIRKIDKSWVGLYNPLTLAKRLAGNRILVYVGFYCVRPPSYLLDGTPKEQRRYNLTQKYYGEIEKLSDVSIKFGDLRGTKGQLQEKNLDTQLATDMVAMAALDKYDVAILVSNDGDYKSAIENTKLFNKKIENLFFKGSLSMAIDGKCDIKRRARRSFFVKLDGLDDSQKQ